In one Umezawaea sp. Da 62-37 genomic region, the following are encoded:
- a CDS encoding S1 family peptidase, whose amino-acid sequence MRTFMRVFVVGASIAALTATAQQTALAAPTENSDVLAAMQRDLGLTAAQSTQLRARQDRAVAVDSGLRTSLGTAYAGSWFDPATGALNVNVSDPARTLDVVRAGARGHVVEHSGATLEAIKTELDTAADAEDSSSTDGLASWHTDPKTNSVVVSVVKGQHPAALDALGRHGDAVEVEYVDQAPETTKWINGGEVIYSGGSRCSAGFNLNDPATGQTYMLTAGHCVEPGDDVDGEDHEFFGTVTESFFPHWDHALVKAENASYWQQGPYVQSDAAHGGYITVGQPQDLPVGTAMCKYGSTTAWTCGTILAKDETVNYSGVAEPVLYLTRTNACTEPGDSGGANVGYGTGWTAEGVTSGGALVEVDGRKRCRAAAGLDNISFYYPVAKALAWYGPRFNVRVM is encoded by the coding sequence ATGCGCACATTCATGCGGGTCTTCGTCGTGGGCGCGTCGATCGCCGCGCTCACGGCGACCGCGCAGCAGACAGCCTTGGCCGCACCTACCGAGAACTCCGACGTCCTCGCCGCCATGCAGCGGGACCTCGGCCTGACCGCCGCCCAGAGCACCCAACTGCGTGCACGGCAGGACAGGGCGGTCGCGGTCGACAGCGGCCTCCGCACGTCGCTCGGAACGGCGTACGCCGGATCGTGGTTCGACCCGGCGACGGGCGCGCTGAACGTCAACGTCAGCGACCCGGCGCGGACCCTGGACGTGGTGCGCGCCGGGGCGCGGGGCCACGTCGTCGAGCACAGCGGGGCGACGCTGGAGGCGATCAAGACCGAACTCGACACCGCGGCCGACGCGGAGGACTCGTCGTCCACCGACGGCCTGGCGTCCTGGCACACCGACCCGAAGACCAACAGCGTGGTCGTCTCCGTGGTCAAGGGGCAGCACCCGGCGGCGCTCGACGCCCTCGGGCGGCACGGCGACGCCGTCGAGGTCGAGTACGTCGACCAGGCCCCGGAGACCACGAAGTGGATCAACGGCGGCGAGGTCATCTACAGCGGTGGCAGCCGGTGCTCGGCGGGCTTCAACCTCAACGACCCCGCCACCGGGCAGACCTACATGCTGACCGCGGGCCACTGCGTCGAGCCCGGTGACGACGTCGACGGCGAGGACCACGAGTTCTTCGGCACCGTGACGGAGAGCTTCTTCCCGCACTGGGATCACGCGCTGGTGAAGGCCGAGAACGCCTCCTACTGGCAGCAGGGCCCGTACGTGCAGTCCGACGCCGCCCACGGCGGCTACATCACCGTCGGCCAGCCGCAGGACCTGCCCGTGGGCACCGCCATGTGCAAGTACGGCAGCACCACCGCGTGGACCTGCGGCACCATCCTCGCCAAGGACGAGACGGTGAACTACTCCGGTGTCGCGGAGCCGGTGCTCTACCTCACCCGGACCAACGCGTGCACCGAGCCCGGTGACTCGGGCGGGGCCAACGTGGGCTACGGGACCGGCTGGACGGCCGAGGGCGTGACCAGCGGCGGCGCGCTGGTGGAGGTCGACGGCCGCAAGCGGTGCCGTGCCGCCGCAGGCCTGGACAACATCTCGTTCTACTACCCCGTCGCCAAGGCGCTGGCGTGGTACGGGCCCAGGTTCAACGTGCGGGTCATGTGA
- a CDS encoding aminoglycoside phosphotransferase family protein yields the protein MKPSDAARAVAASMSTAAALGLVADEAVVLQDSNRITLRLLPCDVLIRVAPAAHQAARFEVDLAQALTASGSPVAALEPRVEPRVHERDGFVVTLWAYHEPLARQEIPPADYADALVRLHAGMRGIDVPTPRFTDRIEEARRLVADRDLTPALVDADRRLLGDALRSLKRMIGERGAPEQLLHGEPHPGNVLDTKDGLLFVDLETCCRGPVEFDLAHAPEEVAEHYPDVDHDLLRECRFLMLAIVTTWRWDRDDQLPDGLRLGAEWLQRIREDVDRYSLDIRR from the coding sequence ATGAAGCCATCGGACGCCGCGCGCGCAGTGGCCGCGAGCATGTCCACGGCCGCCGCGCTCGGTCTGGTCGCCGACGAGGCGGTCGTCCTCCAGGACTCGAACAGGATCACCCTGCGCCTGCTGCCGTGCGACGTCCTGATCAGGGTGGCGCCCGCGGCGCACCAGGCCGCGCGGTTCGAGGTCGACCTCGCCCAAGCGCTCACCGCGTCCGGCAGCCCGGTGGCCGCCCTCGAGCCCAGGGTGGAGCCGCGCGTCCACGAGCGCGACGGCTTCGTGGTCACGCTGTGGGCCTACCACGAACCCCTTGCCCGCCAGGAGATCCCACCGGCCGACTACGCCGACGCGCTCGTGCGGCTGCACGCCGGAATGCGCGGGATCGACGTCCCCACGCCGCGGTTCACGGATCGGATCGAGGAGGCCCGACGACTCGTGGCCGACCGCGACCTCACTCCGGCGCTCGTCGACGCGGACCGGCGGCTCCTCGGCGACGCGTTGCGGAGCCTGAAGCGGATGATCGGCGAGCGCGGCGCCCCCGAGCAGCTGCTGCACGGCGAACCGCACCCCGGCAACGTGCTCGACACGAAGGACGGGCTGCTGTTCGTCGACCTGGAGACGTGCTGCCGCGGCCCGGTCGAATTCGATCTCGCCCACGCGCCCGAGGAGGTCGCCGAGCACTACCCCGATGTCGACCACGACCTGCTGCGCGAGTGCCGGTTCCTGATGCTCGCGATCGTCACGACGTGGCGCTGGGACCGGGACGACCAACTCCCGGACGGGCTCAGGCTCGGCGCGGAGTGGCTCCAGCGGATCCGGGAGGACGTCGACCGGTACAGCCTGGACATCCGGCGTTGA
- a CDS encoding DUF1540 domain-containing protein: MTTTENPAMPSVHECTVSGCSYNHDGCHAFAITVRGENGAADCGTFIPLGTKGGLEKVVAQVGACSRTDCVHNASLECTAKSVRIGAGKGDHLANCLTYQRN, from the coding sequence GTGACCACCACCGAGAATCCGGCGATGCCGTCCGTCCACGAGTGCACCGTGAGCGGCTGCTCTTACAACCACGACGGCTGCCACGCCTTCGCCATCACCGTGCGCGGCGAGAACGGCGCCGCCGACTGCGGCACCTTCATCCCGCTGGGCACCAAGGGAGGCCTGGAGAAGGTCGTGGCGCAGGTGGGCGCGTGTTCGCGCACCGACTGCGTCCACAACGCCTCCCTGGAGTGCACGGCGAAGAGCGTCCGCATCGGCGCGGGTAAGGGCGACCACCTCGCGAACTGCCTGACCTACCAGCGGAACTGA
- a CDS encoding iron ABC transporter permease, whose protein sequence is MRPTARSGPHLVSGAGFGVLVVVLAVALVGMTAFAVGVGTVDVPVGRVAAVVWGHLRGDPAGLDPLTDQIVWEFRTPRVLLAALAGSGLSVAGVCLQTLVRNPLADPYLFGVSAGASLGAVIVLTSGVGVVAGLGVAGAAFAGSLLSLAVVFAMAQRGGRLVGGSLVLAGVAVAYLGTAVTSYLQLQANPAELRGVMFWMLGSVAGASWDDLGVLTAVTAATAIWLTTQGRSMNALSVGDDTAAGLGVDVHRLRVLLLVAASLLTAAVVSVAGGIGFVGLIVPHAVRLVVGPDHRKVIPVSLLAGAVFLVVVDLVTRTVDRPNEMPIGIFTAALGAPFFLVLLRKRKRALR, encoded by the coding sequence ATGCGGCCCACGGCGCGTAGCGGCCCGCACCTGGTGTCGGGTGCGGGTTTCGGGGTCCTGGTCGTGGTGCTCGCGGTCGCGCTGGTCGGCATGACGGCGTTCGCCGTCGGCGTCGGCACCGTCGACGTCCCGGTGGGTCGGGTGGCGGCCGTGGTCTGGGGCCACCTGCGCGGCGACCCGGCGGGGCTGGACCCGTTGACCGACCAGATCGTCTGGGAGTTCCGCACGCCCAGGGTCCTGCTCGCCGCGTTGGCGGGCAGCGGGCTCAGCGTCGCGGGGGTGTGCCTGCAAACGCTGGTGCGCAACCCGTTGGCGGACCCCTACCTGTTCGGCGTCTCGGCCGGGGCGTCGCTGGGCGCGGTCATCGTGCTCACCAGCGGTGTCGGCGTGGTCGCGGGCCTCGGCGTCGCGGGGGCCGCGTTCGCGGGGTCGCTGCTCAGCCTGGCGGTCGTGTTCGCCATGGCCCAGCGCGGAGGGCGGCTGGTCGGCGGCAGCCTGGTGCTGGCCGGTGTCGCGGTCGCCTACCTGGGCACCGCCGTCACCAGCTACCTCCAGCTCCAGGCCAATCCCGCCGAACTGCGCGGCGTCATGTTCTGGATGCTCGGGTCGGTCGCCGGGGCGTCCTGGGACGACCTCGGCGTGCTCACCGCGGTCACCGCCGCCACCGCGATCTGGTTGACCACCCAGGGGCGGTCGATGAACGCTCTGTCGGTCGGCGACGACACGGCGGCGGGGCTGGGCGTGGACGTGCACCGGCTGCGGGTCCTGCTGCTGGTGGCGGCCTCGCTGCTGACCGCGGCGGTGGTCAGCGTCGCGGGCGGCATCGGCTTCGTCGGTCTGATCGTCCCGCACGCCGTGCGGCTGGTGGTGGGACCCGACCACCGCAAGGTGATCCCGGTGTCCCTGTTGGCGGGCGCGGTCTTCCTCGTTGTGGTCGACCTCGTCACCCGCACGGTCGACCGGCCCAACGAGATGCCCATCGGCATCTTCACCGCCGCGCTCGGAGCGCCGTTCTTCCTGGTGCTGCTGCGCAAGAGGAAGCGGGCACTGCGATGA
- a CDS encoding ABC transporter substrate-binding protein: MAAMRILSLLPAATDIVAELGHLADLVGRTHECDWPAEVSAVPVVTAGTFDPDALSSKEISDAVGGSHRGSSLYTLDTDRVAALAPDVVLTQDLCDVCALSYRRVSDAVRVLDADIRVISLEPRTLAEVLDCLRVVGDALGSADVAAERIAALRARLDAVEAAVLGRERPRVVAVEWLDPLWPAGHWVPEQITAAGGTPLLAAPGEHTKPMTWQQVRDAEPDVVLLLPCGLAPERTVAELGVLTALPGWSDLSEVWVLDGPAYFNRPGPRVVRGAEVLAHVLHGVGEVDPGEAFRLG; this comes from the coding sequence ATGGCGGCCATGCGGATCCTGTCGCTGCTGCCCGCGGCCACCGACATCGTGGCCGAACTCGGCCACCTGGCGGACCTGGTGGGCCGCACCCACGAGTGCGACTGGCCCGCCGAGGTCAGTGCGGTCCCGGTCGTCACGGCGGGCACGTTCGACCCGGACGCGTTGTCCAGCAAGGAGATCTCCGACGCCGTGGGCGGCAGCCACCGCGGCTCGTCGCTCTACACCCTGGACACCGACCGCGTCGCCGCCCTCGCGCCCGACGTGGTGCTGACCCAGGACCTCTGCGACGTCTGCGCGCTCTCCTACCGCCGGGTGTCGGACGCCGTGCGGGTGCTGGACGCCGACATCCGCGTGATCAGCCTCGAACCCCGCACCCTGGCCGAGGTGCTGGACTGCCTGCGCGTGGTGGGCGACGCGCTGGGCAGCGCCGACGTGGCCGCCGAGCGGATCGCGGCGTTGCGGGCGCGGCTGGACGCCGTGGAGGCGGCGGTGCTGGGCCGCGAACGGCCGCGGGTGGTGGCGGTCGAATGGCTGGACCCGCTGTGGCCCGCGGGGCACTGGGTGCCCGAGCAGATCACCGCGGCGGGCGGCACGCCGCTGCTGGCCGCGCCGGGCGAGCACACGAAGCCGATGACGTGGCAGCAGGTCCGGGACGCGGAGCCCGACGTCGTGCTGCTGCTCCCCTGCGGCCTCGCGCCCGAACGGACCGTCGCCGAACTCGGCGTGCTCACGGCCCTGCCCGGCTGGTCGGACCTGTCCGAGGTGTGGGTGCTCGACGGTCCCGCCTACTTCAACCGCCCCGGACCGCGGGTCGTGCGCGGCGCGGAAGTCCTCGCCCACGTGCTGCACGGCGTGGGCGAGGTCGACCCCGGCGAGGCGTTCAGGCTCGGGTGA
- a CDS encoding SDR family oxidoreductase yields MPLDHRGALTLVTGASSGIGAEFARHLARRGSDLVLVARRAERLEALAAELTAAHGVTVTVLAHDLAKPDAAARVAAQLRERGLRLTGLVNNAGFGTHAPFEQEDPERLRTEIALDVQAVVELTRTFIDDLRAADHGLLINVASMAAYNPVPRMAVYGATKAFVLSFTEALWYEHRGTGLRVLALSPGATETEFFDTAGDQAAGGQRLQTPKQVVETALRALDRRNPPPSIAVGRVNRLTVVLGRLASRKRSVMLMGRLTTAAATAAR; encoded by the coding sequence ATGCCTCTCGACCACCGCGGCGCACTGACGCTCGTCACCGGAGCCAGCTCGGGGATCGGCGCCGAGTTCGCCCGCCACCTGGCCCGACGGGGCTCGGACCTCGTCCTCGTCGCCCGCCGGGCGGAGCGCCTCGAAGCACTGGCCGCGGAACTGACCGCCGCGCACGGCGTGACCGTCACCGTGCTCGCCCACGACCTCGCGAAGCCCGATGCCGCCGCACGCGTCGCCGCCCAGCTCCGCGAGCGCGGCCTGCGGCTGACCGGGCTGGTGAACAACGCGGGCTTCGGCACGCACGCGCCGTTCGAGCAGGAGGACCCCGAGCGGCTGCGCACCGAGATCGCCCTCGACGTCCAAGCCGTCGTCGAGCTGACCAGGACGTTCATCGACGACCTGCGCGCGGCCGATCACGGGCTGCTGATCAACGTCGCGAGCATGGCCGCGTACAACCCGGTGCCGCGGATGGCCGTCTACGGCGCGACCAAGGCGTTCGTCCTCAGCTTCACCGAAGCCCTCTGGTACGAGCACCGCGGCACCGGCCTGCGCGTGCTGGCCCTGTCCCCCGGCGCCACCGAGACCGAGTTCTTCGACACCGCGGGCGACCAGGCCGCGGGCGGCCAACGGCTCCAGACGCCGAAGCAGGTCGTCGAGACCGCGCTGCGCGCGCTGGATCGGCGCAATCCACCGCCCAGCATCGCCGTCGGCCGGGTGAACCGGCTGACGGTCGTGCTCGGCAGGCTCGCGAGCCGCAAGCGCTCGGTCATGCTGATGGGCAGGCTGACCACGGCGGCGGCGACCGCTGCCCGGTGA
- a CDS encoding ABC transporter ATP-binding protein has product MRVLIDGVSVVVDDTTILGGVDLVAEASTVTGIIGPNGSGKSTLLRCVYRALKPTTGAVHIGPDDVWKSSARKAGLRTAVVAQDHDLDNDYSVHEIVSMGRTPHKGVLDRETTTDRTIVDDALERVHMAWAAHRVFATLSGGERQRALVARALAQQAPVLLLDEPTNHLDIGAQLELLDLVRQLGLTTITALHDLNHATAYCDRLVLLHAGRAVAAGTPAEVLDVDRVAEVFGVRSAVVPHPLTGRPHFVTASAEKGGGEAIRTG; this is encoded by the coding sequence ATGAGGGTGCTGATCGACGGCGTGTCGGTGGTCGTCGACGACACCACCATCCTCGGGGGAGTCGACCTCGTCGCGGAGGCCTCGACGGTCACCGGGATCATCGGCCCGAACGGTTCGGGCAAGAGCACGTTGCTGCGCTGCGTCTACCGCGCCCTCAAACCGACCACCGGGGCCGTCCACATCGGACCTGACGACGTGTGGAAGTCCAGCGCGCGCAAGGCGGGCCTGAGAACCGCCGTCGTCGCGCAGGACCACGACCTCGACAACGACTACTCCGTCCACGAGATCGTCAGCATGGGCCGCACCCCGCACAAGGGGGTGCTCGACCGGGAGACGACGACCGACCGGACCATCGTCGACGACGCCCTGGAGCGGGTCCACATGGCCTGGGCGGCGCACCGGGTCTTCGCCACCCTGTCCGGCGGGGAACGGCAACGGGCGCTGGTGGCCAGGGCGCTGGCCCAGCAAGCCCCGGTGCTGTTGCTGGACGAGCCGACCAACCACCTGGACATCGGCGCGCAGCTCGAACTGCTCGACCTGGTGCGGCAGCTCGGTCTCACCACGATCACCGCCCTGCACGACCTCAACCACGCCACCGCGTACTGCGACCGGCTCGTCCTGCTGCACGCGGGCCGCGCGGTGGCCGCGGGAACGCCCGCCGAGGTCCTCGACGTCGACCGCGTGGCCGAGGTGTTCGGCGTGCGCAGCGCCGTCGTGCCCCACCCGCTGACCGGCCGCCCGCACTTCGTGACCGCCTCCGCGGAAAAGGGCGGCGGGGAGGCGATCCGGACGGGCTGA
- a CDS encoding ABC transporter substrate-binding protein → MIALATSTLMVITVCGKGNTVAGPVARAAVPSPVTAAPTAYPLTIDNCGRGITFDKAPSRVVLLNGTSVAEVESFVALGISDRIVANSQSYGVSDEPSMVADIAAVPTGGVTLNQNYEVPKEQVLALKPDLVVSTWAGGFDEKIGSIGRDQLEAAGINSFVTPSNCGNGDPAPRPEDEERYRAQSVESSTELLIQLGRIFDVQQRAVDLVNQSRAQLDDIARRIAGKPAKSVLVVYPGMAMMNNNGLPAVFGGGIYDDIIARAGGTNPFGGRTNAELSEINAEAMASAEVDVLVIGLFQASENAGVFADDLFKKFPQWAASKTRTFTAVSDSIYLGPFNAIAVRKIADAAHGA, encoded by the coding sequence GTGATCGCGCTCGCCACGTCGACGCTCATGGTGATCACGGTCTGCGGCAAGGGGAACACCGTCGCGGGGCCCGTCGCGCGGGCCGCCGTGCCGTCCCCGGTCACCGCCGCCCCGACCGCGTACCCGTTGACGATCGACAACTGCGGCCGCGGGATCACGTTCGACAAGGCCCCCAGTCGGGTCGTCCTGCTCAACGGGACGTCGGTCGCGGAGGTCGAGAGCTTCGTCGCGCTGGGGATCTCCGACCGGATCGTGGCCAACAGCCAGTCCTACGGGGTGTCCGACGAACCCTCGATGGTCGCCGACATCGCGGCGGTGCCCACCGGTGGGGTCACGCTGAACCAGAACTACGAGGTGCCCAAGGAGCAGGTGCTCGCGCTCAAGCCGGACCTGGTGGTCTCGACCTGGGCGGGCGGATTCGACGAGAAGATCGGGTCGATCGGCAGGGACCAGCTGGAAGCGGCGGGGATCAACAGCTTCGTGACGCCCTCCAACTGCGGTAACGGCGACCCCGCGCCACGTCCGGAGGACGAGGAGCGGTACCGGGCCCAGTCCGTCGAGTCGTCCACCGAACTGCTGATCCAGCTCGGCCGGATCTTCGACGTGCAGCAGCGCGCCGTCGACCTGGTGAACCAGTCCCGAGCCCAACTCGACGACATCGCTCGGCGGATCGCGGGCAAGCCCGCCAAGAGCGTCCTCGTCGTCTACCCCGGCATGGCCATGATGAACAACAACGGCCTGCCCGCGGTCTTCGGCGGCGGCATCTACGACGACATCATCGCCAGGGCCGGTGGCACCAACCCGTTCGGGGGCAGGACCAACGCCGAACTCTCCGAGATCAACGCGGAGGCGATGGCCTCGGCGGAGGTCGACGTGCTGGTGATCGGCCTGTTCCAGGCCTCCGAGAACGCCGGGGTGTTCGCCGACGACCTGTTCAAGAAGTTCCCGCAGTGGGCGGCGTCCAAGACGAGGACGTTCACGGCGGTGTCGGACTCCATCTACCTGGGGCCGTTCAACGCCATCGCGGTGCGGAAGATCGCCGATGCGGCCCACGGCGCGTAG
- a CDS encoding TetR/AcrR family transcriptional regulator, with product MTTRQARPGAAAEGPMWERTRKRVRDEVVDVAMELFAAQGFEDTTVEQVVTAAGISKRSFFRYFGTKEDIVFGDLAEQGPMILEALRARPDDEPIWDALGHALRALGAHVDPGRGIAIARLVLTSPGLRAAHLEKHLRWQEHLAPEVERRLGDSDDPPGLRGEAIVATALACLDAATASWLQHGGRGGIDELARLSDRALAAVRAAAG from the coding sequence ATGACGACGCGCCAGGCGCGGCCAGGGGCGGCAGCCGAGGGGCCGATGTGGGAACGGACCCGCAAGCGGGTCCGTGACGAGGTCGTGGACGTGGCGATGGAGCTGTTCGCGGCTCAGGGCTTCGAGGACACCACCGTCGAACAGGTGGTGACCGCGGCCGGGATCTCCAAGCGGTCCTTCTTCCGCTACTTCGGCACGAAGGAGGACATCGTCTTCGGCGACCTCGCCGAACAGGGCCCGATGATCCTGGAAGCGCTGCGGGCACGTCCGGACGACGAGCCGATCTGGGACGCGCTGGGTCACGCGCTCCGCGCGTTGGGCGCCCACGTCGATCCGGGCCGGGGCATCGCGATCGCGCGACTGGTCCTCACCAGCCCCGGCCTGCGGGCCGCCCACCTGGAGAAGCACCTGCGGTGGCAGGAACACCTCGCCCCCGAGGTCGAACGCCGCCTCGGCGACAGCGACGACCCGCCCGGCCTGCGCGGCGAGGCGATCGTGGCCACCGCGCTGGCCTGCCTCGACGCCGCCACCGCCAGCTGGCTCCAGCACGGCGGCCGGGGTGGGATCGACGAACTCGCCCGGCTCAGCGACCGGGCGCTCGCCGCCGTCCGCGCCGCGGCCGGATGA